The region AATCCAGCAGCCGGTCCACCAGCATTTCGACGGTGATCCCGGAATCTTCGGCAGCGAATTCACGCACCTGTTCGAACGTCGGCGGCAGACCGATCAGATCGAACGACAAGCGCCGGATGAGTGCCTCGCGGCTGGCGGACGCATTCGGAGATATCCCCGCCTCGGCCAGTCGCCGGCGCACGAGAATATCGATGCGAGCCGAATCGGCGACTTTGGCTTCATCCAGTTCCGTCGATCTTCGCGGAGGCTGGAAGGACCAGAACTGCCGTCCCTGTTCAATGTCGATTTCCTTCGCGCTGGTGGCGGCGGGAGAATCGTCGGAAGTGCGAGGATCGAAGGCTCCGGCGGCAACCCACGCTTCGAAGTCATGAATCACACTGTCCGGCAGCTTCGCATCGGGCGGCATTTCGAATCCGTCGTAGCGGAGCGCCGACAACAGCAGGCTGTCCGCGGGCTTGTCAGCATCAATCGCCGGACCGCTGTCGCCGCCGGTCCGCAGTGACTTCTTCGTGTCCAGCCGCAGTCCTCCCTGCAGCGTTTCCGATTCGGCCGAATGGCACTGGTAACAATGTTCCACCAGCACCGGGCGGATTTTCGATTCAAAGAAGCGAGCCGCGTCATCGGTATTCTGAGCCGAATCCTGCGCCGTCGAAGGACGGGCCGAACCGGCGAGAATCAGAGCGCAGGCAACAAGCACGTGGGATAGTCGTTTCATGGTGTCCACGCATCAGGCAGGAAGATGGTTGCGGGAACCTGGGAGGGATCAATCACGTCCGTCAGTCTACCAAAGATATCCGCGGAATGCTCGCGCAGATTGGCTCCCGCGGATCATCGCGATGCTGCTTCGCTGGACGTGCCGAGGTGCGCCGGGCCATAGTGTGTCGTGCTTGTTCGAGCCCGATGATCCCGCCGACTCAATTCCGGAAAGACCGCCATGAACCCTCACGCCGCCGATCGTTCACGTTCCGATCTGACACGCCGAACGTTTGTTCTGGGAACAGCGGCGCTGAGTGCGTCCGCGGCAATGGGTGCGCCAGCGCAGGACAAGCCGGTCCCGATCATTGATACTCACATCCATCTGTTCGACGGCTCGCGTCCCCAGGGAGCCCCGTACGTCGGGCCGGGCGGAGATTCGCCGACGATTTCTCTTCCGGATGACTATCGCCGGCTGGCTGTTCCGCTGGGAATCTCGGGAGCCATCAAGGTCGAAGCCAGCCCGTGGGTCGAAGACAACCTTTGGGCGCTGCAGGTCATGCAGCCCGATGACATGATGCTGGGACTGGTCGGCAACCTTCGTCCGGAGTCTCCCGACTTTCCGGAGCTGCTGATTCGGCACGCAAAGAACCCGCTGTTCCGCGGCATTCGTCACGGCAACCTGTGGGGCTATGACCTGACGAAGATGGTCAGCAATGATGACTTCATAAAGGGCATGCGACTGTTGTCAGAAACCGACCTGTCGCTGGACATCGCTAATCCGACGGTGCCGCTTCTGGAAGCTGTGATGAAAGTAAATGACAGCGTGCCCGATCTGCGAATCATCATCGACCACCTGCCGGGGCTGGAACCGACTCCTGCAACTCAGGCCGCCTATGACAAGGCCATGGCCGAACTGCATCGCCGAAAAAACATCTTTGTCAAACTGTCGGCCGTGATTCATCGCATTGACGGCAAGATCGTGAAGGATCCGGATGTACATCGACCGCGGCTGGACCGGCTGATTGATGTGTTCGGAGACGACCGGATCATCTTCGGCAGCGACTGGCCGAACAGCGACGGCGTCGCTCCGCTGGATCAGATCGTCGGCATCGTCAAAGCCTACTTCGCCGACAAGCCGCGCGAGCTTCAGGAAAAGTACTTCTGGAAGAACTCCGTGAAAGCCTACAAGTGGAAACCCCGCGCCGCGAATCAGCCGCGCGAGGCGTAGTGAGTGGTTTGCTCCGGGCCTGCCGTGATGCGGCAGGCCCGGCGCATGAACAGGTCGCTTCGCTGCCGCTCGGGTCAGACCAGACGGCCGCGTCGCCGGCGACACACCAGTTTTCCGAATCGGGCGGAATCGACAGATGCAGTATCGGCGCATGGGACGAACCGGGCTGAAGGTTTCCGAGTTTTGTCTGGGGACCATGACGTTTGGTCACGGCACCAGCGAGCACGATGCCGAACGCATTGTTCGCGAGGCTCTGGACGCCGGAGTCAATTTCTTCGACACCGCGAATGCCTACAGCGACGGGCAGTCGGAAATCATGCTCGGAAAAGCGCTGCAGGGTCACCGCGACCAGGCCGTCGTGGCCACGAAGTTCTTCAATCCCATGGGCACAGGACCAAACGATTCCGGGATGTCCCGTCGTCACATCATGCGCGCGATCGACGACAGCCTGAAGCGGCTGCGGATGGAGTATGTGGACCTGTACTACATCCATCATGTCGACGTGCAGACGCCGATCGAAGAAGCTCTGCGGGCGATTGACGACTTAATTCATCAGGGAAAAGTGTGCTATGCCGCGTGCAGCAACTACCCCGCGTGGCGATTGTCCGAAGCGCTGTGGACCAGCGAACGGCACGGCCTGCATCGCATCGAGTGTTATCAGCCGCAGTACAGTTTGGTGGTCCGTGACATCGAACAGGAAATCCTGCCGCTGTGCCGCCACACCGATCTGGGAGTCGTGTGCTGGGGACCGCTGGCGGGCGGATTTCTTTCCGGCAAGTATGCTCCCGGAAGCCGGCGGCTTGAAGGCACGCGTTCGGCTGAAGGCTGGGTGTTTTCCGAGAGCTGGTTCGCGGCCAGCGCCGATCAGACACTCGAAACGGTGCTGCGCATCGCGCGGGAGCTGGGACGTTCGCCGGCTCAGGTCGCTCTTCGCTGGGTACTTGACCGGCCGGGAATCACGGCGGCGATTGCCGGCGCCAGAACCATCGAACAATGGCGCGACAACCTGGGTTGTGTCGGATGGTCGCTGCCGGAGGAGGCGATGCGGGAACTGACCGCCGTGTCTGCGCTGCCGGACCGCTATCCCGAATCCATCGAAAAGTCGATGCATCTGCGGCGCGACAATGCGGTCCGCTCGCCGACCCGATGAATTTCCGGAAACGGTCGCGCAACGATGAGTTCGCTTCCAGGGTTCTGGTTCATCAGGTCCAGTGGCACAGCGATTCGATATGCGCCGCGGAACCGTCACGCAGCCAGCCGTCAAGCTGCGCGGGATCCTTCAACTGCTGTCCGCGCAAAGTCGGCACGGCAAGGAATGCGCAGCGAACGTCGGGCAGTGCCGACATGTCTCCCCACAGTTTTTCGAACTGCGAAACCGGATAGACGTCTTCCTGTCCGTGGCCCCAGCGCTTCTTGACGTCTTTCAATGTGATGTAGGTCGGCATGCGGCGGCCGATGTCCCGGATCGCTGCATCGATCTTGGCCGAATCTCCCAGATCAGCGCGAGTCAGGCCAAACCGCTGCAGCAACCGGTCGATGCTGATCCATGACGTGGCGGAGTTGTACCACGTCAGAAAGAACTCATCTTCTTCGCGCGGCATCGCCAGTCCTTCGACAAGCCGCACTCGGCCGTCGACGCGCGCGAGTCCGCCGCCGCGATCCTCCAGCCGTCGCGTGATGACTTCGAATGACAAATCCGCATCCGCTTCGATGTGCATCCCCAGAATCGCCGGGTCCAGGCAGGCTCCCAGCGTGTCGATGTTGTGCAGCATCAGGTACTTCAACTGCGGCCGTTCTTCCAGAACCGACTTCAGCGTACCGTTCCTCAGCAGGTTGGGAATCTCGTACCAGTGGCCGACCGGATGCAGGCACTGCGACGGCAGGTTGTCCGTGTAGTCGGCCGCTTCGCCGCAGGTTCGTGCCCAGTTGATCAGCGCCGCGCGCAGACTGGCGCGGACCTTTTCCTTTTGTTCGTCCAGAATCTGCTGAGCCAGCTCTTCCCAGGCAAACTGCAGATCCCGAACGGTGGGAATCATTCGCAGACCGACCGCCAGGCCCCGCGAAATTCGGATGTGCCCCGCGTCGGCGCGGCGAGCGACCGCGCGGCGAATCGGATCTTCCGTCAGGTATCCGGTCGTCACAATGTGCAGGGGTGCGACGCCAAACTGTTCGCCGGTGAACCGGGATTTCGCGAAGTGAATGTCCAGGAATGACCGAAACTCACCGCCCAGCCGGCAGAACGGATTCAGCGCCTTGACCACGCCGGCGCCCTGAGTCCAGCGGCTGCCGACTCCGGCCGCCAGCGTCACGACACCGACTTCTCCGCGGGACAGGGCATCACGGCCCGCGGCGACGGCGCTGGACGGAATCTGTTCGCGAGCATCGACGACGTCTCCCGCGCGGACGTCTTCTATCGTGGCGGAAGGATGCAGGCGATTCTGAGCCAGCCCCAGCCGGCCGGCGCGCAGGTCTTCCCGAATCTGTTCATGCGCAATGGAATCGAATCCGTTCGTT is a window of Planctomycetaceae bacterium DNA encoding:
- a CDS encoding amidohydrolase family protein, with product MNPHAADRSRSDLTRRTFVLGTAALSASAAMGAPAQDKPVPIIDTHIHLFDGSRPQGAPYVGPGGDSPTISLPDDYRRLAVPLGISGAIKVEASPWVEDNLWALQVMQPDDMMLGLVGNLRPESPDFPELLIRHAKNPLFRGIRHGNLWGYDLTKMVSNDDFIKGMRLLSETDLSLDIANPTVPLLEAVMKVNDSVPDLRIIIDHLPGLEPTPATQAAYDKAMAELHRRKNIFVKLSAVIHRIDGKIVKDPDVHRPRLDRLIDVFGDDRIIFGSDWPNSDGVAPLDQIVGIVKAYFADKPRELQEKYFWKNSVKAYKWKPRAANQPREA
- a CDS encoding aldo/keto reductase; this encodes MQYRRMGRTGLKVSEFCLGTMTFGHGTSEHDAERIVREALDAGVNFFDTANAYSDGQSEIMLGKALQGHRDQAVVATKFFNPMGTGPNDSGMSRRHIMRAIDDSLKRLRMEYVDLYYIHHVDVQTPIEEALRAIDDLIHQGKVCYAACSNYPAWRLSEALWTSERHGLHRIECYQPQYSLVVRDIEQEILPLCRHTDLGVVCWGPLAGGFLSGKYAPGSRRLEGTRSAEGWVFSESWFAASADQTLETVLRIARELGRSPAQVALRWVLDRPGITAAIAGARTIEQWRDNLGCVGWSLPEEAMRELTAVSALPDRYPESIEKSMHLRRDNAVRSPTR